One Salvia splendens isolate huo1 chromosome 22, SspV2, whole genome shotgun sequence DNA segment encodes these proteins:
- the LOC121787188 gene encoding translation initiation factor IF-2-like isoform X2 — protein MRRSITKIPYRPSISAALSTSSGGGGRGRGAPSHFQFTVDTPPEDESKNSNRDGASPPPHGHGRGRGIPPSFSSFVNNESNTAASGRGRGIGFVSPNSFSPRGEESAFQSPQPNPKVSFLSKYEEAELDSAGSEAPPAPIKSIPSSIFNVLSGAGRGKPGTSPASQPEKPKAVTQLPRASEQRRSSNEGTARVLLSEEEKVKKAVGILSKGDVGGEGAGPEVRAERWGGGRGSGRGGGGRGRGRGMARGRGGYGGSGRRDDRYEDAEDEPAEFLGDPAAEEKVAKKLGPEVMSKLSEEFEEMSSRVLPSPMDEALLEAYETNLMIECEPEYFMEEFGTSPDIDEKAPIPLRDALEKMKPFLMAYEGIQNQEEWEEIMEETMKRVPLMKSIVDHYAGPDRVTAKKQLGELERVAETLPARAPASVKRFTERAVLSLQSNPGWGFDKKCQFMDKLIMEVSQQYN, from the exons ATGAGAAGAAGCATCACCAAAATCCCTTATCGACCTTCGATTTCCGCCGCTCTCTCCACCTCATCAGGCGGCGGAGGTAGAGGCCGCGGCGCTCCTTCACATTTCCAGTTCACCGTCGACACCCCACCCGAAGACGAATCCAAAAATTCCAACCGCGACGGCGCTTCTCCGCCGCCGCACGGCCATGGTCGCGGCCGAGGTATTCCTCCTTCGTTCTCTTCCTTCGTCAACAATGAATCAAACACCGCCGCATCCGGCCGGGGCCGCGGCATTGGTTTTGTTTCCCCAAATTCCTTCTCGCCGCGGGGAGAAGAATCTGCATTTCAGTCGCCGCAACCTAATCCCAAAGTATCGTTCCTTTCAAAGTACGAAGAAGCAGAATTGGATTCCGCTGGATCAGAAGCTCCTCCTGCCCCAATCAAGTCGATTCCATCGAGTATCTTCAATGTTTTATCGGGTGCTGGTCGGGGGAAGCCCGGCACATCCCCTGCGTCGCAACCGGAGAAGCCAAAAGCAGTGACTCAACTACCCCGTGCTTCGGAGCAGCGCCGGTCATCTAATGAGGGCACTGCTCGAGTGCTATTGAGTGAAGAGGAGAAAGTGAAAAAGGCGGTGGGAATATTGTCAAAAGGAGACGTAGGTGGAGAGGGAGCTGGCCCCGAAGTTAGAGCTGAAAGATGGGGAGGAGGGAGAGGAAgtggacgaggaggaggaggccggGGAAGAGGAAGAGGGATGGCGAGAGGAAGGGGAGGATACGGTGGAAGCGGAAGGCGAGATGATAGATACGAGGATGCAGAAGACGAACCTGCCGAGTTTTTGGGGGATCCTGCTGCTGAGGAGAAGGTGGCTAAGAAACTGGGGCCGGAGGTTATGAGCAAACTGTCAGAAGAGTTTGAGGAAATGTCGAGCAGAGTGTTGCCGTCTCCTATGGACGAAGCTCTTCTGGAAGCATACGAAACGAACTTAATG ATTGAATGTGAGCCGGAGTATTTTATGGAAGAGTTTGGCACGAGCCCTGATATTGATGAGAAAGCTCCTATTCCTCTTCGTGATGCACTTGAGAAGATGAAGCCATTCCTTATGGCATATGAAGGGATTCAGAATCAAGAAGAGTGGGAG GAAATTATGGAAGAAACAATGAAGAGGGTTCCTCTTATGAAGTCGATTGTGGACCATTATGCTGGTCCAGATAGAGTGACTGCGAAGAAACAACTAGGAGAGCTTGAACGAGTGGCTGAAACTCTCCCAGCTAGGGCACCTGCTTCTGTGAAACGTTTTACTGAGCGTGCTGTTCTCTCGTTGCAG AGCAATCCGGGATGGGGATTTGACAAGAAATGCCAATTCATGGATAAGCTGATAATGGAAGTTTCTCAACAATACAA TTGA
- the LOC121786827 gene encoding glycine-rich cell wall structural protein 2-like, producing MGFKVNIGVAILSVMLLLVFSDSTRISNTIDVPRNEGKGSNEVNDSKCFGKFHYKGYKHGEYGLGGGGGGGGGGYNDYGGGGRGGGGGYGEGEGGSGSGGGGSGYGGGSGRGSGGGSDYGGGGGSGYGGGSGSRGGGGSGYGGGSGSGGGEGSDYGGGSGSGGGGGGYGGGDGYYGNKVGSDVVNPSIDTEKTTSFVNQDWYRHRHGGGGGGGHGGGGGGGYGGGHGGGGGGGHGGGYGGGGGG from the exons ATGGGTTTCAAAGTTAATATTGGAGTTGCCATTTTGAGTGTTAtgcttcttcttgttttctcaGATTCGACTCGCATTTCCAACACAATCGATGTCCCAC GTAATGAGGGCAAAGGGAGTAATGAGGTAAATGATTCCAAATGTTTTGGAAAATTTCACTATAAAGGTTATAAACACGGTGAATACGGActaggaggaggaggaggaggaggcggggGCGGTTACAATGATTATGGTGGCGGAGGCAGAGGCGGTGGGGGTGGCTATGGAGAAGGTGAAGGTGGTTCTGGTAGCGGAGGTGGTGGCAGCGGCTATGGAGGTGGTTCTGGCAGAGGAAGTGGTGGTGGTAGCGACtatggaggtggtggtggtagtggctATGGGGGTGGTTCTGGCAGcagaggtggtggtggtagtggctATGGAGGTGGTTCTGGCAGTGGAGGTGGTGAAGGTAGCGACTATGGAGGTGGTTCTGGTAGtggaggaggcggtggtggtTATGGCGGTGGAGATGGCTATTATGGTAATAAAGTTGGTTCAGATGTCGTCAATCCAT CTATAGATACTGAGAAGACAACTTCCTTCGTCAACCAAGACTGGTATAGACATCGCCATGGgggtggtggaggaggtggccatgggggcggaggaggaggtggcTATGGAGGTGGCCATGGgggtggtggaggaggtggcCATGGGGGTGGCTATGGGGGCGGAGGGGGTGGCTAA
- the LOC121787188 gene encoding uncharacterized protein LOC121787188 isoform X1: MRRSITKIPYRPSISAALSTSSGGGGRGRGAPSHFQFTVDTPPEDESKNSNRDGASPPPHGHGRGRGIPPSFSSFVNNESNTAASGRGRGIGFVSPNSFSPRGEESAFQSPQPNPKVSFLSKYEEAELDSAGSEAPPAPIKSIPSSIFNVLSGAGRGKPGTSPASQPEKPKAVTQLPRASEQRRSSNEGTARVLLSEEEKVKKAVGILSKGDVGGEGAGPEVRAERWGGGRGSGRGGGGRGRGRGMARGRGGYGGSGRRDDRYEDAEDEPAEFLGDPAAEEKVAKKLGPEVMSKLSEEFEEMSSRVLPSPMDEALLEAYETNLMIECEPEYFMEEFGTSPDIDEKAPIPLRDALEKMKPFLMAYEGIQNQEEWEEIMEETMKRVPLMKSIVDHYAGPDRVTAKKQLGELERVAETLPARAPASVKRFTERAVLSLQSNPGWGFDKKCQFMDKLIMEVSQQYKSRLSDYLLGYSSCRRFCPEHSWISWYVSFHKLMFKSPNQYNKI, from the exons ATGAGAAGAAGCATCACCAAAATCCCTTATCGACCTTCGATTTCCGCCGCTCTCTCCACCTCATCAGGCGGCGGAGGTAGAGGCCGCGGCGCTCCTTCACATTTCCAGTTCACCGTCGACACCCCACCCGAAGACGAATCCAAAAATTCCAACCGCGACGGCGCTTCTCCGCCGCCGCACGGCCATGGTCGCGGCCGAGGTATTCCTCCTTCGTTCTCTTCCTTCGTCAACAATGAATCAAACACCGCCGCATCCGGCCGGGGCCGCGGCATTGGTTTTGTTTCCCCAAATTCCTTCTCGCCGCGGGGAGAAGAATCTGCATTTCAGTCGCCGCAACCTAATCCCAAAGTATCGTTCCTTTCAAAGTACGAAGAAGCAGAATTGGATTCCGCTGGATCAGAAGCTCCTCCTGCCCCAATCAAGTCGATTCCATCGAGTATCTTCAATGTTTTATCGGGTGCTGGTCGGGGGAAGCCCGGCACATCCCCTGCGTCGCAACCGGAGAAGCCAAAAGCAGTGACTCAACTACCCCGTGCTTCGGAGCAGCGCCGGTCATCTAATGAGGGCACTGCTCGAGTGCTATTGAGTGAAGAGGAGAAAGTGAAAAAGGCGGTGGGAATATTGTCAAAAGGAGACGTAGGTGGAGAGGGAGCTGGCCCCGAAGTTAGAGCTGAAAGATGGGGAGGAGGGAGAGGAAgtggacgaggaggaggaggccggGGAAGAGGAAGAGGGATGGCGAGAGGAAGGGGAGGATACGGTGGAAGCGGAAGGCGAGATGATAGATACGAGGATGCAGAAGACGAACCTGCCGAGTTTTTGGGGGATCCTGCTGCTGAGGAGAAGGTGGCTAAGAAACTGGGGCCGGAGGTTATGAGCAAACTGTCAGAAGAGTTTGAGGAAATGTCGAGCAGAGTGTTGCCGTCTCCTATGGACGAAGCTCTTCTGGAAGCATACGAAACGAACTTAATG ATTGAATGTGAGCCGGAGTATTTTATGGAAGAGTTTGGCACGAGCCCTGATATTGATGAGAAAGCTCCTATTCCTCTTCGTGATGCACTTGAGAAGATGAAGCCATTCCTTATGGCATATGAAGGGATTCAGAATCAAGAAGAGTGGGAG GAAATTATGGAAGAAACAATGAAGAGGGTTCCTCTTATGAAGTCGATTGTGGACCATTATGCTGGTCCAGATAGAGTGACTGCGAAGAAACAACTAGGAGAGCTTGAACGAGTGGCTGAAACTCTCCCAGCTAGGGCACCTGCTTCTGTGAAACGTTTTACTGAGCGTGCTGTTCTCTCGTTGCAG AGCAATCCGGGATGGGGATTTGACAAGAAATGCCAATTCATGGATAAGCTGATAATGGAAGTTTCTCAACAATACAA GTCAAGGTTGTCGGATTATCTTTTGGGATATTCGTCATGTAGGAGATTTTGTCCTGAGCACTCTTGGATTAGTTGGTACGTTTCATTTCATAAATTGATGTTTAAAAGCCCCaatcaatacaataaaatataa